The following coding sequences are from one Eublepharis macularius isolate TG4126 chromosome 19, MPM_Emac_v1.0, whole genome shotgun sequence window:
- the LOC129346384 gene encoding olfactory receptor 1L1-like has translation MNQKNVTQVSEFLLRGFSSQPELQKLIFPFFLCIYLITVFGNVTIIWLIRSDAQLLQTPMYFFLSILAFADLAFCNVTTPKALQNMVSEKKTISYNGCLMQLFFGLFIGNTENYILASMAYDRFVAICRPLYYSTMMSHKHCLQLAAASWTIPFFHSLLYAVLMSRLEFCNPGEIPNFFCDVYPVLDVSCSDSYTIALVLNTEGLVEIMGPFAFIIISYVFIFYTILRIPSAVAKQKAFSTCGSHICVVVLQFGCLSFVNFKPHSKIPEYRDTVATVMFTLVTPMLNPFIYTLRNNEMKAAMKRVTRKHFH, from the coding sequence ATGAATCAGAAGAACGTCACTCAGGTCTCCGAATTCCTCCTCCGTGGTTTCTCATCCCAGCCAGAACTCCAAAAACTCATCTTCCCGTTCTTCCTATGCATCTATCTGATCACTGTCTTTGGGAATGTGACGATCATCTGGCTGATCCGCTCCGACGCACAACTCCTCCAGacccccatgtacttcttcctcagCATCCTTGCCTTTGCGGATTTGGCTTTTTGCAACGTCACCACTCCCAAGGCACTACAGAACATGGTGTCTGAGAAAAAGACCATCTCCTACAACGGCTGTCTGATGCAACTATTTTTTGGTCTTTTTATTGGCAATACAGAAAACTACATTTTGGCTTCCATGGCCTACGACCGCTTCGTGGCCATCTGCCGCCCACTGTACTATTCCACCATGATGAGCCATAAGCATTGCCTCCAACTGGCAGCAGCATCTTGGACGATCCCCTTCTTCCACTCTTTGCTTTATGCAGTTTTGATGTCCCGTCTTGAGTTCTGCAACCCTGGGGAGATACCTAATTTTTTCTGTGATGTTTACCCTGTTTTGGACGTTTCTTGCTCTGATTCCTACACCATAGCTCTAGTACTGAATACCGAGGGGCTAGTTGAGATCATGGGGCCATTTGCGTTCATCATCATTTCCTACGTATTCATCTTCTACACCATCTTGAGGATTCCATCCGCGGTTGCCAAGCAGAAGGCCTTCTCCACGTGCGGGTCCCATATTTGTGTAGTGGTCCTGCAGTTTGGTTGTttaagctttgtcaatttcaagcCACATTCCAAAATTCCGGAGTACAGGGACACAGTGGCAACTGTGATGTTTACCCTGGTAACGCCCATGTTGAATCCCTTCATTTACACCCTCAGGAACAATGAGATGAAGGCCGCCATGAAGAGGGTCACGAGAAAGCATTTTCATTAA
- the LOC129346159 gene encoding olfactory receptor 1L1-like → MNRKNITQVSEFLLRGFTSQPELQKLLFPFLLSMYLLTLFGNVTIIWLIRSDTQLRQTPMYFFLSFLAVADLGFCTSVIPKALENLVSQEKTISYSGCLTQLFVAIFIGNADSYILASMAYDRFVAICRPLYYSTMMSHKCCLQLAAVSWTIPFFHSLLYTYMISRVEFCNPEEIPQFFCDLYPVLDVSCSDSYTIDLVLMTEGIVEILGPFVLIIISYIFIFYTILKIPSAVAKRKAFSTCGSHICVVVMYFGGISFVNFKPNSQLPQKKDTVAAVMYTLVTPMLNPFIYTLRNSEMKAAMKRVFKTHFH, encoded by the coding sequence ATGAATCGCAAGAACATCACCCAGGTCTCTGAATTCCTCCTCCGTGGTTTCACATCCCAGCCAGAACTCCAAAAACTCCTCTTCCCGTTTTTACTCTCCATGTATCTGCTGACCCTCTTTGGGAATGTGACGATCATCTGGCTGATCCGATCCGACACGCAACTCCGCCAGacccccatgtacttcttcctcagCTTCCTTGCAGTAGCGGATTTGGGGTTTTGCACTAGCGTCATTCCCAAGGCACTAGAGAATTTGGTGTCACAGGAAAAAACCATCTCCTACAGTGGGTGTCTGACCCAGCTATTTGTTGCCATCTTTATTGGCAATGCAGACAGCTACATTCTGGCTTCCATGGCCTACGACCGCTTTGTGGCCATCTGCCGCCCGCTGTACTATTCCACCATGATGAGCCATAAATGTTGCCTCCAGCTGGCCGCAGTGTCCTGGACAATCCCTTTCTTCCACTCTTTGCTTTATACATATATGATATCCCGTGTTGAGTTCTGTAACCCTGAGGAGATTCCTCAGTTTTTCTGTGACCTTTACCCTGTTCTGGACGTTTCTTGCTCTGACTCCTACACCATAGATCTAGTACTGATGACGGAGGGGATAGTGGAGATCCTGGGGCCATTTGTTCTCATCATCATATCCTACATATTCATTTTCTACACCATCTTGAAGATTCCATCAGCCGTTGCAAAGCGCAAGGCCTTCTCCACATGCGGGTCCCACATTTGTGTGGTGGTCATGTACTTTGGCGGCataagctttgtcaatttcaagcCAAATTCCCAACTCCCACAGAAGAAGGACACGGTGGCAGCTGTCATGTATACCCTGGTAACCCCCATGTTGAATCCCTTCATTTACACCCTCCGGAACAGCGAGATGAAGGCAGCCATGAAGAGGGTCTTTAAGACGCATTTTCATTAA
- the LOC129346158 gene encoding olfactory receptor-like protein DTMT → MNHKNSTLVSEFFLRGFSSQPEIEKLLFPLFFFMYLLTILGNVTIILLICSDRHLLQTPMYFFLSHLAAADLGFASTIAPKTLQNLLSQKKTISYYGCLAQMFFYIHIGNADSYLLASMAYDRYVAICCPLNYSTIMSHKRCLQLATMSWTITMFHSLLYTLLMSRVEFCDPGEIPHFFCDLYPVLDVSCSDTKVIDLVLLTEGIVEILGPFVFIIISYAFIFFTIMRIPSATGKRKAFSTCGSHICVVVMYFGGISFVYFKPNSNLAERHDTWAAMMYTMVNPMLNPFIYTLRNNEMKAAMKRAVRRHFH, encoded by the coding sequence ATGAATCACAAAAACTCAACTCTGGTCTCCGAATTCTTCCTACGTGGATTCTCATCCCAGCCAGAGATTGAAAAACTCCTTTTCCCACTTTTCTTCTTCATGTATTTGCTCACCATCCTGGGGAATGTCACGATCATCTTGTTGATCTGTTCGGATAGGCACCTCCTCCAGacccccatgtatttcttcctcagccACCTTGCAGCGGCTGATTTGGGTTTTGCCAGCACCATCGCCCCGAAGACGCTACAGAACTTGCTTTCTCAGAAAAAGACCATCTCCTACTATGGCTGTCTGGCCCAAATGTTTTTCTATATACATATAGGCAATGCAGACAGCTACCTTCTGGCTTCCATGGCCTATGACCGCTACGTGGCCATCTGCTGCCCACTAAACTATTCGACCATTATGAGCCACAAACGGTGCCTCCAACTGGCCACAATGTCCTGGACAATTACTATGTTCCACTCCTTGCTTTATACTCTTCTCATGTCCCGTGTTGAGTTCTGTGACCCTGGGGAAATCCCGCACTTTTTCTGTGACCTGTATCCCGTCCTGGATGTTTCTTGCTCTGATACCAAAGTCATTGATCTAGTGTTGCTAACCGAGGGGATAGTGGAGATCTTGGGGCCATTTGTGTTCATTATCATTTCGTACGCCTTCATCTTCTTTACCATCATGAGGATACCATCTGCCACCGGGAAGCGCAAGGCTTTCTCCACGTGCGGGTCCCACATCTGCGTGGTGGTCATGTACTTTGGCGGTATAAGCTTTGTTTATTTCAAGCCCAATTCTAATCTTGCAGAACGCCACGACACCTGGGCTGCTATGATGTATACTATGGTGAATCCCATGTTGAACCCCTTCATTTACACCCTCAGGAACAATGAGATGAAGGCCGCTATGAAGAGAGCTGTCAGGAGGCATTTTCATTAA